From the genome of Colwellia psychrerythraea 34H, one region includes:
- a CDS encoding uracil-DNA glycosylase family protein gives MSDFSTLLNEVRRCTICASQLEHGVRPVLQVHPKAKILIAGQAPGLKVHTSGVPFDDASGKRLREWLGLSREEFYDPEKVAILPMGFCFPGSGKTGDLAPRKECAPAWREKILAHLKQIEVTIVLGSYAQKYHMGLKNASVTDLVKSWETYWPNIIPLPHPSPRNNIWLKKNPWFEIELLPVLRSRIRESLK, from the coding sequence ATGTCAGATTTTTCCACTCTACTTAACGAAGTAAGACGCTGCACCATTTGTGCTTCTCAACTAGAACATGGAGTACGACCTGTTCTACAGGTTCACCCGAAGGCAAAGATATTGATTGCTGGTCAAGCTCCTGGTCTGAAGGTTCATACATCAGGTGTGCCTTTTGACGATGCAAGCGGTAAACGTTTACGTGAGTGGCTGGGGTTATCACGAGAAGAGTTTTATGATCCAGAAAAGGTTGCTATTTTACCTATGGGTTTTTGCTTTCCTGGATCCGGAAAAACAGGCGATCTTGCGCCGCGAAAAGAGTGCGCGCCAGCTTGGAGAGAGAAAATACTCGCCCACCTCAAGCAAATAGAGGTCACTATTGTGCTTGGCAGTTATGCACAAAAATATCATATGGGCTTAAAGAACGCTTCGGTCACTGATTTGGTCAAATCGTGGGAAACCTATTGGCCAAATATCATTCCTCTTCCTCACCCTAGCCCTAGGAATAACATTTGGCTTAAGAAGAATCCATGGTTTGAGATAGAATTACTGCCAGTGCTTCGAAGTCGCATTCGAGAATCATTAAAATAG
- a CDS encoding nucleotidyltransferase family protein, with amino-acid sequence MKKKLLNGQHLSLDEQIALLSEFVMTIDGMPQILEKINHLPNAWVGAGIIFQNVWNVIHGYDFNTFIKDIDVLYWDENDLSWQSENSYIQALTESLSEMNIPFDVKNIARVHLWYEERFGIPKARYHSVQESISTWPVIGACMAMRMNKGQLEFIAPFGFQDMFSLRVRPNKILVNQTIYEGKAIKWKEQWPKLSVENW; translated from the coding sequence ATGAAAAAAAAATTATTAAATGGTCAACATCTGTCTCTCGATGAACAGATAGCTTTATTGTCTGAATTTGTAATGACAATTGATGGAATGCCCCAGATATTAGAGAAAATCAATCACCTTCCCAACGCATGGGTAGGTGCTGGCATTATATTTCAAAATGTATGGAATGTAATTCATGGCTATGATTTCAATACATTTATAAAGGATATTGATGTCTTATATTGGGACGAGAATGATTTAAGTTGGCAGTCAGAAAATAGCTATATTCAAGCGTTAACTGAATCTCTCTCTGAGATGAATATTCCATTCGATGTCAAAAATATTGCTAGAGTACATTTATGGTATGAAGAGCGTTTTGGTATACCGAAAGCTCGATATCATAGTGTTCAAGAATCAATATCTACTTGGCCTGTTATTGGTGCGTGTATGGCGATGCGGATGAACAAAGGCCAATTAGAGTTTATAGCTCCTTTTGGATTCCAAGATATGTTTTCTCTTAGGGTGAGACCAAATAAAATTTTGGTAAACCAAACCATTTACGAAGGCAAAGCGATAAAATGGAAAGAACAGTGGCCTAAACTATCAGTAGAAAACTGGTAA
- a CDS encoding GNAT family N-acetyltransferase — protein MEIRAISWKQTIPLRQSVLWPNEPPEYCHVKGDLDASHFGVFIDGLLICVASIYLTSNSARLRKFATDTRYQNQGIGSKMLEHIIQTLRNNCIEIFWCDARESAIPFYERFGMQASSERFYKADVPYYKMEVILYQKNST, from the coding sequence ATGGAAATTAGAGCTATTTCTTGGAAACAAACTATACCACTTCGTCAGAGTGTATTATGGCCAAATGAACCGCCTGAATATTGCCATGTAAAGGGAGATTTAGACGCATCACATTTTGGTGTGTTTATTGACGGATTACTTATTTGTGTCGCTTCTATTTATTTAACTTCAAACAGTGCTCGTTTACGTAAATTTGCTACCGATACCCGATATCAAAATCAAGGAATTGGCTCCAAAATGTTGGAACATATTATTCAAACGTTAAGAAATAACTGCATAGAAATATTTTGGTGTGATGCGAGAGAATCAGCTATACCCTTTTATGAGCGCTTTGGTATGCAAGCATCTAGTGAGCGTTTCTATAAAGCAGACGTACCCTATTACAAAATGGAAGTTATTTTATACCAGAAAAATTCAACGTAA
- a CDS encoding haloacid dehalogenase type II, with translation MKRTIILFDINETVLNLSALKPKFKATFGDESVMATWFSMLLHSSTVCIMTSVKTDFATLAGTMLESIAARMSIKLSKAARDDILAGFANLPPHNDIKPALAQLKSAGFRTVAFSNSSLNLISTQITNAGLKEYFDDIISVEETGSFKPDPTVYKFAAKRLNQPLESLRLVATHDWDTHGALSVEMRAAYINRSGAVYHPLYRQPDIYATTMEDIVKLIIEKDD, from the coding sequence ATGAAACGAACTATAATATTGTTTGATATAAATGAGACGGTACTTAATCTCAGTGCATTAAAACCCAAATTCAAAGCTACTTTTGGTGATGAAAGCGTGATGGCAACATGGTTTTCTATGCTTTTGCACTCATCTACCGTTTGTATCATGACAAGCGTAAAGACTGATTTTGCTACTTTAGCGGGTACTATGCTTGAATCGATTGCCGCTCGCATGAGTATAAAGCTGTCTAAGGCAGCGCGTGATGATATTCTTGCTGGTTTTGCTAACCTGCCCCCTCACAATGATATTAAGCCAGCGCTAGCTCAGTTAAAGTCTGCCGGTTTTCGCACTGTCGCTTTTTCAAATTCATCTCTTAATTTAATATCGACTCAAATTACCAATGCAGGTTTAAAGGAATACTTTGACGATATTATTTCAGTCGAGGAAACAGGTAGCTTTAAGCCTGATCCTACTGTCTATAAATTTGCGGCTAAACGATTAAATCAACCACTGGAGTCTTTGAGGCTTGTCGCTACTCATGATTGGGACACTCATGGCGCTTTGTCTGTAGAAATGAGAGCGGCTTACATTAATCGTTCAGGTGCTGTTTATCATCCGCTGTACCGCCAACCTGATATATATGCGACAACAATGGAAGATATCGTAAAACTAATTATCGAAAAAGATGATTAA